Proteins encoded by one window of Clostridium perfringens:
- a CDS encoding NADH peroxidase — MKKFVCTVCGYVYEGEKAPEKCPVCGVGADKFIEQGEDLAFADEHRIGVAKGVDERIIEGLQANFVGECTEVGMYLAMSRQADREGFPEVAEAYKRIAFEEAEHAAKFAEMLGEVVEADTKANLQARVNAEHGACQGKKDLATLAKQLNLDAIHDTVHEMCKDEARHGKAFAGLLNRYFK; from the coding sequence ATGAAAAAATTTGTTTGTACAGTATGTGGATATGTTTATGAAGGAGAAAAAGCACCAGAAAAATGTCCAGTATGTGGAGTTGGAGCTGACAAGTTCATAGAGCAAGGAGAAGACTTAGCATTTGCAGATGAGCACAGAATCGGAGTTGCTAAAGGTGTAGATGAAAGAATAATCGAAGGATTACAAGCTAACTTTGTAGGAGAATGTACAGAAGTAGGAATGTACTTAGCTATGTCAAGACAAGCTGACAGAGAAGGATTCCCAGAAGTTGCTGAAGCTTATAAAAGAATAGCTTTCGAAGAAGCAGAACACGCTGCTAAATTCGCAGAAATGTTAGGAGAAGTTGTAGAAGCTGATACAAAAGCTAACTTACAAGCAAGAGTAAATGCAGAGCATGGAGCTTGCCAAGGTAAGAAAGATTTAGCTACTTTAGCTAAACAATTAAACTTAGATGCAATCCACGACACAGTTCACGAAATGTGTAAAGATGAAGCTAGACACGGAAAAGCTTTCGCTGGATTATTAAACAGATACTTTAAATAA
- a CDS encoding ATP-binding protein: MIKGYKSQLMDMYEKIRQKEKSNLANRQKELKEKLPQVFEYEREINKLSLKLSMLALRKHEKESFEKLKKEIENLRDEKDQLLAMSGYPKDYLDMHYTCQSCKDTGYIGTKKCICYKKKLVDIYYENSHMADALKLNNFSKFDINVFSPLNNGNEKYSPRENMQIIIDKMVNGYIPKFDKHNENILFYGSPGTGKTFLTYCIAKELLDNGFLVVYRTSDELIRNLREIRFNNDHELEDLLINCDLLVIDDLGAEQITDFSTTELFTLLNKKILLNKKMIISTNLNLPELKQAYAERITSRLLGNFLLFKTYGDDIRIKKNLQKRKNTPYLT, translated from the coding sequence ATGATTAAAGGTTATAAAAGTCAATTGATGGATATGTATGAAAAAATCCGTCAAAAAGAAAAATCAAATCTAGCTAATAGACAAAAAGAGTTAAAAGAAAAGCTACCTCAAGTTTTTGAGTATGAAAGAGAAATAAATAAGCTTTCTTTAAAACTTTCAATGCTTGCTTTAAGAAAACATGAAAAAGAAAGTTTTGAAAAATTAAAAAAAGAAATTGAAAATCTTAGAGATGAGAAAGATCAACTACTTGCTATGAGTGGATATCCAAAAGATTATTTAGATATGCATTATACCTGTCAATCTTGCAAAGATACAGGATATATAGGTACTAAAAAATGTATTTGTTATAAGAAAAAACTTGTAGACATATACTATGAGAATTCTCACATGGCTGATGCTTTAAAACTAAATAATTTTTCAAAATTTGATATAAATGTTTTTTCTCCTTTAAACAATGGTAATGAAAAGTATTCTCCAAGAGAAAATATGCAAATAATCATTGATAAGATGGTTAATGGATATATCCCTAAATTTGATAAGCATAATGAAAATATACTTTTCTATGGTAGTCCTGGAACTGGAAAAACATTTTTAACTTATTGCATAGCTAAAGAATTATTAGATAATGGATTTCTTGTCGTTTATAGAACATCTGATGAACTTATTAGAAATCTTAGAGAAATACGATTTAATAATGATCATGAATTAGAAGATTTGCTTATAAATTGTGACTTACTTGTTATAGATGACTTAGGTGCAGAACAAATAACTGATTTCTCTACAACTGAGTTATTTACCCTTCTAAACAAAAAAATATTATTAAATAAAAAGATGATTATATCTACAAATTTAAATCTTCCTGAATTGAAGCAAGCTTATGCAGAAAGAATAACTTCTAGATTGCTAGGAAACTTTCTTCTATTTAAAACTTACGGAGATGACATAAGAATAAAGAAAAATCTTCAAAAAAGAAAAAATACACCTTATCTTACTTAA
- a CDS encoding BaiN/RdsA family NAD(P)/FAD-dependent oxidoreductase, producing the protein MIYHDVVIIGGGASGMTAAITAKDFGLDVAIVEGTDRIGKKILTTGNGRCNITNSLISFPFENFHSANDGFFIKSLNKFSVEDTKAFFLNLGLPIIELEKGKNYPQSLQASSVVDILKIALEEREIPVYNSYKVKSIHKSKGKFTLSTGNEDSPVIKCKKLIMACGGKSAPKTGSDGSGYTLAKSLGHSIIEPNPAIVQLKLSHNKLKALSGIKFNGYAEVLCDGKSIRKEFGEILFTDYGISGPPILQISREASLGCFKGKEVKILVDMMPDKSLKELEDFLEGHFAIFSCREVINSLIGVVNKKMIPILLREAGIDNLHKPCYELTWKEKKALINLMKSWEFKCIGTNGFQAAQVTTGGINTKEVDAETLQSKLVDNLYFCGELLDVDGDCGGFNLQWAWSSGFTAALSCTLQ; encoded by the coding sequence ATGATATACCATGATGTAGTTATTATAGGAGGCGGAGCTTCTGGTATGACAGCTGCAATTACAGCAAAGGATTTTGGATTAGATGTTGCTATAGTTGAAGGAACAGACAGAATAGGCAAAAAAATTCTTACTACTGGAAACGGTAGATGTAATATAACAAATTCATTAATAAGTTTTCCATTTGAAAACTTTCATAGTGCAAATGATGGATTTTTTATTAAATCTTTAAATAAATTTTCTGTAGAAGATACAAAAGCCTTTTTTCTTAATCTAGGATTACCAATAATAGAACTTGAAAAAGGGAAAAATTATCCTCAATCTTTACAGGCATCTTCTGTTGTAGATATTTTAAAAATAGCCTTAGAAGAACGTGAAATTCCTGTTTATAATTCTTACAAAGTAAAATCTATCCACAAATCTAAGGGTAAATTTACTTTATCCACAGGAAATGAGGATTCACCTGTGATTAAGTGTAAAAAGTTAATAATGGCTTGTGGAGGAAAATCTGCTCCTAAAACTGGTTCTGATGGCTCTGGATATACTCTTGCTAAAAGTTTAGGCCACTCTATTATTGAACCTAATCCAGCTATAGTCCAATTAAAACTATCTCACAATAAACTTAAAGCTTTATCAGGAATAAAGTTTAATGGTTATGCTGAAGTTTTATGTGATGGAAAAAGTATTAGAAAAGAATTTGGAGAGATTCTTTTTACAGACTACGGAATATCTGGCCCTCCAATATTACAAATATCTAGGGAAGCTTCCTTAGGATGCTTTAAAGGTAAAGAGGTTAAAATCTTAGTTGATATGATGCCTGATAAATCATTAAAAGAGTTAGAAGATTTCTTAGAAGGACATTTTGCTATTTTTTCTTGTAGAGAAGTTATAAACTCACTTATAGGTGTTGTTAACAAGAAAATGATCCCTATATTATTAAGAGAAGCAGGCATAGATAATTTACATAAACCATGTTATGAACTTACTTGGAAAGAGAAAAAAGCCTTAATAAACCTTATGAAATCTTGGGAATTTAAATGTATTGGAACAAATGGATTCCAAGCAGCTCAGGTAACTACTGGTGGAATAAATACAAAGGAAGTTGATGCTGAGACTCTTCAGTCAAAGTTAGTAGATAACCTTTATTTTTGTGGTGAATTATTAGATGTAGATGGAGATTGTGGTGGATTTAATCTTCAATGGGCTTGGAGTTCTGGATTTACTGCTGCACTTTCTTGTACCCTTCAGTAA
- a CDS encoding M23 family metallopeptidase, which yields MSISEGEGRNFIKVFLITLIILFCTVKTNVFANSLYPRMGSEKLIFVNMPCMANVYVEAYELSLNNKVIGYIGNPDTVETVLNKIKQTYIDKASEKGVLVKEVNFDTKIDLKKNMIQSKDLSSVEDITSKIMLANDILEEPLLDVTIEAEIDEIASIEPAVEVIKLEDKYLGENTIEEGKWGEKKVKKKVTFVNGKESESEIISESVLKEAESTKIYKGIKNPINSNMAFLAHPTRGGVITSVFGEKSRGGHRGVDIAVPSGTPIGAACDGVVSFVGYDDIYGNMVKIKHDDNTETLYAHASYILTELGKEVKKGETIAKVGSTGRSTGPHLHLELIYKGNPINPVDYIS from the coding sequence ATGAGTATTTCAGAGGGTGAGGGGAGAAACTTTATTAAAGTTTTTCTAATTACCTTAATTATTTTATTTTGTACAGTTAAAACTAATGTTTTTGCTAATTCTTTATACCCAAGAATGGGAAGTGAAAAACTTATTTTTGTAAATATGCCTTGTATGGCTAATGTTTATGTGGAGGCTTATGAATTATCTCTAAATAACAAGGTTATAGGGTATATAGGAAATCCTGATACAGTTGAAACTGTTTTAAATAAAATAAAACAAACATACATAGATAAGGCTTCTGAAAAAGGAGTTTTAGTTAAAGAAGTAAATTTTGATACAAAAATAGATTTAAAAAAGAATATGATTCAATCTAAAGATTTAAGTTCAGTAGAGGATATAACTTCAAAGATAATGCTTGCTAATGATATTTTAGAGGAACCTTTGCTAGATGTAACTATTGAAGCTGAAATTGATGAAATTGCATCAATAGAGCCAGCAGTTGAAGTTATAAAACTAGAAGACAAGTATTTAGGAGAAAATACTATTGAAGAAGGAAAATGGGGAGAGAAAAAGGTTAAAAAGAAAGTAACATTTGTAAATGGAAAAGAATCAGAAAGTGAAATAATATCTGAATCAGTTTTGAAAGAAGCTGAGAGTACAAAAATATATAAGGGAATAAAAAATCCAATTAACTCAAATATGGCATTTTTAGCTCATCCAACTAGAGGTGGAGTTATAACATCTGTCTTTGGAGAAAAGAGTAGAGGAGGCCATAGAGGAGTTGATATAGCGGTTCCTAGTGGAACACCAATAGGAGCAGCTTGTGATGGTGTAGTAAGTTTTGTTGGGTATGACGATATATATGGCAATATGGTTAAGATAAAGCACGATGATAATACAGAAACTCTTTATGCTCATGCTAGTTATATATTAACTGAGCTGGGGAAAGAAGTGAAAAAAGGTGAGACTATTGCCAAGGTTGGAAGTACTGGAAGAAGTACGGGGCCTCACCTGCATTTAGAACTTATATATAAGGGTAATCCTATTAATCCTGTAGATTATATAAGTTAG
- a CDS encoding DUF1858 domain-containing protein has translation MITKDMTIGEVIRKMPTAAEVLMSFGMGCVGCPSAQAETLEEAAIVHGINLDDLIEAINNIEY, from the coding sequence ATGATAACTAAAGACATGACAATTGGAGAAGTAATAAGAAAAATGCCAACAGCTGCTGAGGTATTAATGAGCTTTGGTATGGGATGTGTTGGATGCCCATCAGCTCAAGCTGAAACTTTAGAAGAGGCTGCAATAGTTCATGGAATAAACTTAGACGATTTAATAGAAGCTATAAATAACATAGAATATTAA
- a CDS encoding acyl-[acyl-carrier-protein] thioesterase, which produces MGKAYEKVYEVTYGETDGRKDCRITSMMNFFSDCCLSQEEKNSMNYADNSSETTWVFFDYEIIVNRYPRYREKIKVKTYVESIRKFYSNRVFEAYDMDGALVARADVLAFLINKKTRRPARISDEEYEIHGLSKESSKLLRKKLNFEKFDKEDLEMKFHIRYLDIDLNMHVSNIKYVEWILETVPVDIVLNYKMKKIKIKFEKEITYGHNVIIKSKIIKGEDEVKVLHKVENEEGESITLAETYWY; this is translated from the coding sequence ATGGGGAAAGCTTATGAAAAAGTTTATGAAGTTACTTATGGAGAAACAGATGGAAGAAAAGACTGTAGAATAACTTCAATGATGAACTTTTTTTCAGACTGTTGCTTAAGTCAAGAAGAAAAGAATTCAATGAACTATGCAGATAATAGCAGTGAAACTACTTGGGTATTTTTTGATTATGAAATAATAGTTAATAGATATCCAAGATATAGAGAGAAAATTAAGGTAAAAACTTATGTTGAATCTATAAGAAAGTTTTATTCTAACAGAGTATTTGAGGCTTATGATATGGATGGGGCCTTAGTAGCTAGAGCTGATGTATTAGCCTTCTTAATAAACAAAAAAACTAGAAGACCAGCTAGAATAAGCGACGAAGAATATGAGATTCATGGATTAAGTAAGGAGTCTTCAAAATTATTAAGAAAAAAATTAAACTTTGAGAAATTTGATAAAGAAGATTTAGAGATGAAATTTCACATAAGATATTTAGATATAGATCTAAATATGCATGTAAGTAATATTAAGTATGTAGAGTGGATTTTAGAAACAGTACCAGTTGATATTGTTCTAAATTACAAAATGAAAAAAATAAAAATAAAATTTGAAAAAGAAATTACATATGGTCATAATGTAATTATAAAGTCAAAAATAATTAAGGGTGAAGATGAAGTAAAGGTTCTTCATAAAGTAGAAAATGAAGAGGGAGAAAGCATTACTTTAGCAGAAACTTATTGGTATTAA
- a CDS encoding DnaD domain protein: MSTFMLKNSATKFTPVSNVFLEEYMPKARGEFIKVYLLLLKYNFTGEPGVNSSILATNLNLLESDIMNALNYWHDEGVIKLVPIDKMNNFKIEFLDLSEGNHSSSQNSVDLLSALDENNTKDMLKDIEKLICRPLSTKEMTTYLSWQTELNFSSELILILIEYCVSKGKKDVRYIETVALGWHNAGIKSIEEAQAYITKTEDKWVKIRKILKYLGIQNTEIMKPQETMMEKWLLTYNFSVELILKACDICFERLNRADFKYIDGILGKWFKDGIKTLDDVAKKDIKKTSSIKKPFNKNNSAPIQKKPAREANFTQRDYDYDSLEKQLLGWDIE; the protein is encoded by the coding sequence TTGAGTACTTTTATGTTAAAAAACTCAGCCACTAAGTTTACTCCTGTTAGTAATGTATTCCTAGAAGAATATATGCCTAAAGCTCGTGGAGAATTTATTAAGGTTTATTTATTATTGCTAAAATATAATTTCACTGGAGAACCTGGAGTTAACTCTTCAATTTTAGCAACAAACTTAAATCTTTTAGAATCAGATATAATGAATGCTCTTAATTATTGGCATGACGAAGGTGTTATAAAACTAGTTCCTATAGATAAAATGAATAACTTTAAAATAGAATTTTTAGACTTATCAGAAGGTAATCATTCATCAAGTCAAAACTCTGTTGATTTATTATCAGCCCTTGATGAAAATAACACTAAGGATATGCTCAAAGATATAGAAAAGCTTATATGTCGTCCTTTATCCACAAAGGAAATGACAACTTATCTTTCTTGGCAAACAGAGCTTAATTTTTCCTCAGAGCTTATATTAATACTAATAGAGTACTGTGTATCTAAGGGTAAAAAAGATGTTAGATACATAGAGACAGTGGCTCTTGGATGGCATAATGCCGGAATAAAATCAATAGAGGAAGCTCAAGCTTATATAACTAAAACAGAAGACAAATGGGTTAAAATAAGAAAAATTCTTAAGTATTTAGGAATTCAAAATACCGAAATAATGAAGCCACAGGAAACTATGATGGAAAAGTGGCTTTTAACTTATAACTTCTCTGTTGAGTTAATACTTAAGGCTTGCGATATATGCTTTGAACGTTTAAACAGAGCTGATTTTAAATATATAGATGGTATCTTAGGTAAATGGTTTAAAGATGGTATAAAAACGCTTGATGATGTGGCAAAAAAAGATATTAAAAAGACATCTAGTATTAAAAAACCATTTAACAAAAATAATTCAGCTCCAATTCAAAAGAAACCAGCTAGAGAAGCAAACTTTACCCAAAGAGATTATGACTATGATTCCTTAGAAAAACAATTGTTAGGATGGGATATTGAATGA
- a CDS encoding acyl-ACP thioesterase domain-containing protein: MSENKFMKKYDVLYYDSDVNKNIRMVPLMKIFGDVSAIHEEELAYEGIKYLKDHELSWIIYSYSIDIKKPIPYKSSINVETYLEGIKKFYACRVYKVYNEKNELVAEGKIIFLLIDLEKRRAVRIPKEYCELINMSDTGEVELKSTKVEKLIREDLESNISVRRSDIDFNKHVNNTKYLEWTMEATPECILDEYSLISAKIKYEKEVRLGDDVNIVCQWDEIEEGYKCLYKIVNNRLGEVSASIETIWKKEF; this comes from the coding sequence ATGAGCGAAAATAAATTTATGAAAAAATATGATGTACTATATTATGATTCAGATGTTAATAAAAACATAAGAATGGTTCCACTTATGAAAATCTTTGGTGATGTATCTGCAATCCATGAGGAAGAGTTAGCTTATGAAGGAATTAAGTATTTAAAAGATCATGAATTAAGTTGGATTATTTATAGTTATTCAATAGATATAAAAAAGCCAATACCATATAAAAGTTCAATAAATGTGGAAACTTATCTAGAAGGAATAAAGAAATTTTATGCTTGTAGAGTATATAAAGTTTATAATGAAAAAAATGAACTTGTGGCTGAAGGAAAGATTATTTTCTTATTAATAGATTTAGAAAAGCGTAGAGCTGTTAGAATACCTAAAGAGTATTGTGAGTTAATAAACATGAGTGATACTGGAGAGGTAGAGTTAAAATCAACTAAAGTTGAAAAATTAATTAGAGAAGATTTAGAATCAAATATTTCTGTAAGAAGAAGTGATATAGATTTTAATAAGCATGTTAATAACACTAAATACTTAGAATGGACTATGGAAGCTACTCCAGAGTGTATTTTAGATGAATATAGCCTTATATCAGCTAAAATAAAGTATGAGAAGGAAGTTAGACTTGGGGATGATGTAAATATTGTTTGCCAATGGGATGAGATTGAAGAAGGTTATAAGTGCCTTTACAAGATTGTAAACAATAGATTAGGTGAAGTTTCAGCTTCAATAGAAACAATTTGGAAAAAAGAGTTTTAA